The window GCGACTCGGTGCCGCCCGCACCGGGATGCAGCTCCAGGATCGCATTCAGCCGGTCGTACGGCTGATTGAGGAGCAAGCCTAGCTCGAAGGATTCGAGCTTCTTCTTCAAGGCATCGATGCCTGACTCAATGTCTTTCGCTAGGCCTGCATCGCTCTCCTCTTCCTCGAGCTCGACCATGACCTGCAGGTCGTCGAACTCGTTCGAGAAGCCTTGGAACTGATCGACGACACTTTTGATGGCGTTGAGGTCCGCGATGGTCTTCTGGGCACGATCATTATCGTCCCAGAAGTCCGGTGCCCCCATTTTTTCCTCAAAATCCCCGATCGCTTCAAGCTTATGATCTAAGTCAAAGAGACCCCCGTAATTCGGTTAGTCGCTTTGCTGTCTCTCTTAAATCCTGTTTTACTTCTGGTTCCAGCATGTCTTACACCTCTTTTATTCTCTTGTGCCTAGGTTATACAGATCATGGTAGCAAGATAGCAGCGATTAGCTGCCTTGTCCGTGGCACTGCTTGAATTTCTTCCCGCTGCCGCATGGGCATGGGTCGTTGCGTCCAATACGCTGCTCATCGCCGCGCACGAGCGGTTTCTTCCCGCCGGCTTCATTCTTCGTATCCACCGCTTGACCTTCGGCTACGGCTTGACGCTCCAGGTTGCTTTGTACGTGAGCCTTCATAATGTACATCGCGACTTCTTCGCGGATATTCTCAATCATCTCTTGGAACATCTCGAAGCCTTCGAATTGATATTCACGCAGCGGATCTGTTCCGCCGTAAGCACGAAGATGAATACCTTGGCGCAGCTGATCCATGGCATCGATGTGATCCATCCATTTGCTATCTACAGCACGAAGAGCAACGACTTTTTCGAATTCACGCATGAATTCTTCACCAATCTCTGCTTCACGCTCATCATAACGTTTGCTAACGAGATCTTTGATGTAGTCAATAATCTCTTCTTGTTCTTTGCCCCAAATATTTTGATCCGTAATCTGGCCTTCTTCAGTTAAGAAGTTGTTGTTCACGAAGTTAGCCACTTCCTGAAGCTCCCACTCCTCCGGAATTTGTTCCTCCGGACAGTGTGCTTTCACGATGCGTTCGATAACCGCGTTGATCATACCTTCGATGACTTCACGAATATTTTCGGACTCCAGCAGCTCACGGCGCTGTTTATATATAATTTCCCGTTGTTGATTCATGACATCGTCGTATTGAAGAACGACTTTACGAACGTCGAAGTTGTTACCCTCAACGCGTTTTTGGGCCGATTCCACTGCACGTGTGATCAATTTGCTTTCGATCGGTTGATCTTCTTCCATACCGAGGCGGTCCATCATCGCCATGATATTGTCCGCGCCGAAACGTTTCATCAATTCGTCCTCAAGGGAGAGGTAGAACTGTGAAGAACCAGGGTCACCTTGACGGCCTGCGCGTCCACGCAGCTGATTGTCGATCCGTCTGCTTTCATGACGTTCTGTACCTATGATATGCAGTCCGCCTGCTTCATGTACGCCTTCACCGAGCACAATGTCCGTACCGCGGCCCGCCATGTTCGTTGCAATCGTCACAGAGCCAGGTTGACCCGCGCGTGCTACGATTTCAGCTTCTTCTGCATGATACTTCGCATTCAGTACTTTGTGCTGAATGCCTTTCTTTTTGAGCATCTCCGACAATTTCTCAGAATTCTCAATAGACACCGTACCTACAAGAACTGGTTGGTTCAGCTGATGGCGCTCAACAATTTGTTCAACAACCGCCTTGAACTTACCATTCTCTGACTTGTACACCACATCCGGCAAATCCTTACGAATCATCGGACGGTTCGTCGGAACAATGATAACTTCAAGACCGTAAATTTTCTTGAGCTCTTCTTCTTCCGTTTTCGCAGTACCTGTCATACCCGCTAGTTTGCGGTACATCCGGAAATAGTTCTGGAATGTAATTGTCGCCAGCGTCATGCTCTCGTTCTGCACTTGCAGCTGCTCTTTGGCCTCAATGGCTTGGTGCAGCCCATCACTATAACGACGGCCTGTCATAATACGGCCCGTGAATTCATCAACAATCATGACTTCGTCTTCTTGTACCACATAATCCACATCGCGTTTCATAATGAAACGAGCCTTGAGCCCTTGCGTCACGTGATGGTTGATATTCACATTCTGATGATCGAATAAGTTCTCAATGCCGAATGCCCGCTCCGCTTTAGCTACCCCTTCTTCAGTAAGAGCTACGGAACGTACTTTAATATCAATCGTGTAATCCTCTTCTTCTTTCAACTTAGCCACAAAACGGTCAGCCGCATAGTACAAGTCTGTCGACTTAGCAGCCTGTCCCGAAATAATCAACGGCGTTCTCGCCTCATCGACCAAAATGGAGTCAACTTCATCGATAACCGCAAAATAAAGTGGACGCTGAACCATCTGCTCTTTGTAAAGAACCATGTTATCACGCAAGTAATCAAAACCGTATTCGTTATTCGTACCATACGTAATATCACAAGCGTAAGCCGCTTGCTTCTCCTCATGTGACAGGTCGTGGAGATTAACCCCAACTGTCAAACCGAGGAATTCATAGATCTGACCCATCTCGGCGCTATCACGTTGAGCCAAATAGTCATTGACCGTAACTACGTGTACGCCTCTTCCAAGCAAAGCATTCAAATAGACAGGGAGTGTTCCAACGAGCGTTTTCCCTTCCCCTGTTCTCATCTCCGCGATACGGCCTTCGTGAAGCACCATCCCCCCGATGAGCTGAACGTCGTAATGACGTTTACCTAGTACACGTAAACCTGCTTCTCTAACAACAGCAAAAGCTTCCGGTAAAAGATCATCAAGTTCTTCGCCTTTTTCCAGGCGGTTTCTGAACTCAGTTGTCTTGCCTTTTAATTCCTCATCGGACAGCGGCTTAATGCTAGCTTCTAGGTCGTTGATATAATCAACGGCCTTGAGCATCCGTTTAATTTCCCGTTCATTGGAATCACCAAAAATTTTCTTCACTAGTCCTAGCATCGGTGAACCCCTTTCC is drawn from Paenibacillus sp. V4I7 and contains these coding sequences:
- the secA gene encoding preprotein translocase subunit SecA, coding for MLGLVKKIFGDSNEREIKRMLKAVDYINDLEASIKPLSDEELKGKTTEFRNRLEKGEELDDLLPEAFAVVREAGLRVLGKRHYDVQLIGGMVLHEGRIAEMRTGEGKTLVGTLPVYLNALLGRGVHVVTVNDYLAQRDSAEMGQIYEFLGLTVGVNLHDLSHEEKQAAYACDITYGTNNEYGFDYLRDNMVLYKEQMVQRPLYFAVIDEVDSILVDEARTPLIISGQAAKSTDLYYAADRFVAKLKEEEDYTIDIKVRSVALTEEGVAKAERAFGIENLFDHQNVNINHHVTQGLKARFIMKRDVDYVVQEDEVMIVDEFTGRIMTGRRYSDGLHQAIEAKEQLQVQNESMTLATITFQNYFRMYRKLAGMTGTAKTEEEELKKIYGLEVIIVPTNRPMIRKDLPDVVYKSENGKFKAVVEQIVERHQLNQPVLVGTVSIENSEKLSEMLKKKGIQHKVLNAKYHAEEAEIVARAGQPGSVTIATNMAGRGTDIVLGEGVHEAGGLHIIGTERHESRRIDNQLRGRAGRQGDPGSSQFYLSLEDELMKRFGADNIMAMMDRLGMEEDQPIESKLITRAVESAQKRVEGNNFDVRKVVLQYDDVMNQQREIIYKQRRELLESENIREVIEGMINAVIERIVKAHCPEEQIPEEWELQEVANFVNNNFLTEEGQITDQNIWGKEQEEIIDYIKDLVSKRYDEREAEIGEEFMREFEKVVALRAVDSKWMDHIDAMDQLRQGIHLRAYGGTDPLREYQFEGFEMFQEMIENIREEVAMYIMKAHVQSNLERQAVAEGQAVDTKNEAGGKKPLVRGDEQRIGRNDPCPCGSGKKFKQCHGQGS